The Chryseobacterium sp. LJ668 genome segment ATTAATTAGTTACAGATTCTTGTTTAAAAATAAGCTGGGCTCATTAAACAAGTTTTTCTTTAATTTTCTCAAAAAAAACAATAAAAAAATTATTATGTCTGCTTTTGGAGATGATTATTACTATGTACAGGCTTGCCTCCAAAAGAAATTAGAATATAATCCCATAAAAGAAATTGACAACAATCTTGACTATGTAAAAGATGTTTTTTCTGTGCATTATTCTGAAGTAGCAAAAAATCTAAATAAATATGTTGCGAGTCAGTCTGACGGAATTGTTGCCTGTATGTATGATTATTTTGTCAGTTACCAAGATGATTATAAAAACAAATTAGTTGCGATTCCCCTGCCTGTTGATATCGAAAAGATTCAATACAGAGATAACCTGTATGCAGAAAAATTAAAAATTTTTTTAGGTGTTCAAAAATTCAGGATAGAGTGGAAGGGGACCGATTATATTTTAAAATGTTTAGAAATTGTAAAAGAGAAGCATAAAGATTCTATAGATGTTCATATTGTTGAAAATGTTCCATACGATGAATATGTGAGTCTTTTTTCAGAGTCAAACTTATTTTTTGATCAAACGCATTCTTATGCTCAGGGAATGAATGGTCTTATTGCGATGGCCCAAGGGAAAATTCTCTTTGGTGGAGGCGAATATAAACATTACGAATTATTAGGGGAAAAAACTAATTTCCCTATTGTAAATATAACTTCTGACATTCAGGATATGTATAACAAAATAGAATATTTCATAGATAAAAAAAATCATGTTTTAGAATTGGGTAAACAATCTCGGCAATATATAGAAGATCATCATGACAGTTTGAAAATAGGGCAAGATTACATCAACTATTACGAGAGAATACTTAAGTCAAAATAGACTTTACATACCCAATACTATGTTTTTTTAAATAAAAATATCTATATTCGTCAACCAAAAAGAACTTTATAATAAGCAATGAAGAAAGATCAAGATTTTCTTAAAGAAGATTCACTAAAAGAAATTATACAACCTTATCTTAAGAAATGGTTTTGGTTTTTAATCAGTGTTTTTATCGCTGTAGCAATAGGTGTTTTGGTAATAAAAAAAACAGTTCCTGTCTATGAAATACTGACAAAAATATTAATTAAAGACGCGAAAAAATCTGGCAATGGTGCTGCAGATATAGCTGCTATGCAAGGTTTATCTGGCTTGTCTGGGATGTCTTCCAATACCGTTGAAAATGAGATGGAAGTTTTATCCTCCAAAAAAATTCTTGCGGAAGTAGTCGGTGATTTGCCTTTGCAATGTGCAATTTACAGTCCGGATAGATTTCATGATACAGAATTATATAGAGCTCAATCTCCGATTATCATTCAGGTAATTAATGAG includes the following:
- a CDS encoding glycosyltransferase family protein; amino-acid sequence: MKILLFGEYSNVHWTLAEAYRKLGHEVLVVSDGDWWKNYQRDINIPYHNKFKFAVFLLRIIFDKRFKNNDIVQLISYRFLFKNKLGSLNKFFFNFLKKNNKKIIMSAFGDDYYYVQACLQKKLEYNPIKEIDNNLDYVKDVFSVHYSEVAKNLNKYVASQSDGIVACMYDYFVSYQDDYKNKLVAIPLPVDIEKIQYRDNLYAEKLKIFLGVQKFRIEWKGTDYILKCLEIVKEKHKDSIDVHIVENVPYDEYVSLFSESNLFFDQTHSYAQGMNGLIAMAQGKILFGGGEYKHYELLGEKTNFPIVNITSDIQDMYNKIEYFIDKKNHVLELGKQSRQYIEDHHDSLKIGQDYINYYERILKSK